The Montipora foliosa isolate CH-2021 chromosome 6, ASM3666993v2, whole genome shotgun sequence genome includes the window AATTCAACCAATTCTACCTAGAAGATTTTGTTACGTGGGTGCAATTATCTGTACATGtgtaaaatcaaaatgcttggtCAAATCACCGTCGAAGCGCCGACTAGAAATAAATCAGGAAGAAGACCGCAAGGGAAGGTACTAGTCGTCTTTTAGTTTTCCGCTTCTCAAATTACCGTCGCGAATTCATTTTGGTATTTCTGTTGCACGGGCCAGACATGTTTAAGCATTGCCTTCGGCCTTTTATCAGCATCATAGTTTTAAGAAAACTATTAGAACAAAACTAATTGCAATTCTAGAAACTGAAAACTCTTATGCCGATATAGATACCTTAATTAgcaagatgaaaaattaaattttcaactgAGGTTAAGTATAGTCTGTAGTTTTCCTCTTTACATATTGTTCTTTTACCTAATctgctttcttctctttttctcctAAGTTCTTCTACTTTCTAAATATTTGAGAGCACAAAGAGTAAtgttttcatgttgttgttgtatgtgaaaaaaaaaattgtctaaatAATTTCGTTTACAGTCTGGCGTGCCACGATTAGGTTCTCGCTATTTGCAAGCCAGCCTAGTAACAACTTAAATTGtttcttgtaaataaataaaacttgaacttgaataaagCGTGCATTTGAGCATCACATATAAGCTTACCTGTCTGtctatagcgatgtttctcgtgatgtcatccattgttattaatatgccaaccagaacctaattggctgttgaaagaatgacttcttttgttccgtggttggcaaatttgaatatcaaaagaaaggtgacgtcaatgtttgtaaacaagaaatatcgctataagaggttaaattaatattgtttattttatttttaaatggaGACCAAGGAGATAATTGTTGAAATGAggtgaataaaaaaattgtgtcatGCAATGAATATGGTCATGTACAGtacctttttttctcaattgcAGACTGCATTATGTGAGTTTTTTGTACTTATTGTATGCTTTACAAATCTTTCTGTTCACTGTTATCTTATTAACACGCATGAAGTGTTGAAAACCCCTTATTACGATAACAAATTTTCACTTTATTGCGTAGAATTTTACTTAAAATCATCAAAAAATTTCAATTGGCTTTGTTCTTTCAAAGATCTAGTAACTCTTGTGCAAAAAATCAGATCCTTTGCAGGTATGGTGCAAAGCAGAAATCAAGTTTGAAAAGAGTCCCACCAGAGTTAATCTGTAAAGATGGTTTCTCTTCCTTGTATGACCAAGAAAGAGCTAAGGACCAACCAGGTGTTGTACAGCTGACATTCTACTATTTCGTCCAGTCAATTGTACCAATTGAATCAGGGTCATAAGGTTGCCTTGATTTTAACATCATTGGTCGACACAGTTCTTTTAAAGAGAGTCGGAGCTTCTTTCTTTCACTCATTTGACAGTTTTTACCATCTGAAGTCTCTTAGATCTTGAGGAGATGTTAACTTCAACACAAagtaaatatttatttttgacCAATCTTTGGCCTTCCTTCTTTGGTGCGATTAAGAAGCGATTGCTGCAGCTTTTTTTATCTTAAAGGCCACACAACTAATTATGTTATGTCAGGAATGAGAACGAGGCTTGATTAAAGGCTAATTTCAAGACTTTTAAGGTCGGATGTTAACTGTCTCGGAATTGCTTTGTATATTCTCTGTATAATAACCTGGGAATTAAAAATGATAATACAactttagttaattagttacaTGCAATGTGTTTTTCACCTGAAAACTTTCAGGAGCCATTATCTTTCTCTCAGTAGAACCGCTTCAGTGTTATTGGGAAGTGCATTTATTTAATATCTTGCTGCAAAAATGGTAAATGTGGATGTACTCTACTAAGTTTGCTACGGAATCAAATGCTTTTATTCcctttcatttttcttaaaaCTGTTCCTCCAAGTTGCATACATAGTTTGCTCTTGTGATACGGTAAGTTATGCTTCGTTGTGATTGAACTGTTTGGTACTGCCTGGTGAATGAtcatcattaccattaccaacAAGAAGGTCGCTAGTAGAATTCGCAACTAATCCTATGATTTGCATCATAAGGTATTGTTGGATTCACGCGACAATAATGCcgcttcaatttatttaactgaTATGTAtgatttttgtgatgttaaacCCTGTCcctcattaaaaaataataatagacaAAACCTTAACTTGTGCTATCAATTTTTGGtagttattaaaaataaattctcTTTCAGTTTTAAACACAGAAAAACAATGTTCATGTGTGTACACTGGCTTTTTGCATAATTTCCATTCAAATATTCCTTTTCTGTGTATACCTTTACACACGCTTTATTTCTTGTACTTGGGCACACTGACAAACTGAAGTTTGGTTGTTTGCTtcgcttttttttgttttccaattagATTAATCACCAGGCAATTCAGGCTCTAAAACACCTGTCACATGATCCCCCGGCGTTCCACCTTCGTGCTTCAGATACAAGTCTTTAACCTTGGTTTTTCCGTTGGACGACAGTAGCTGCTTCTTTGTCGCTTTGACAAGATGTCAGGGATGAAACTTCCGCTTCAGGGCTGCTGCAATCGCgctttttttatgatttttccaAGCATGTTGTACTCGATACTTGCAAGCATCACAAATAGCTTGGGGTTTAGCCTTCCATCGCAGGCTGTTGTTTGGCTACACACGTCTCAAAAATTCTTACGAAATCGTCAGTTTAACATTTGTTAAACATTTGTcagtttaacatttgtcgcACTATGCCGCACAGACGGCAACAATTCACAAAAACACTTTTAGGCTGATCCCTGCAAAACTTTATTCAACAGCGAGGTTAGACAAAAATCCTTTGCATTTAGGTTAAATGCGTCAAGATAAATTTCCCGCGCAAAACAACAAGTTGCAATCTGCGCGGCCGATAGCAATGCTTATAGCAAAATTAATTCGCGGCGGAACACAAAAACACGACTAGTTACAGCACCTTCCCTTGCAATAGTCTAGTCGGCTCTTCGAGGGTGTTTTGATCaagcattttgattttacaCATGTACAGATAATTGCCCCCACGTAACAAAATCTTCAAGGTAGAATTGGTTGAATTTTGCATCTTGCGGGTCCCTTTGCGACCCAAATTTTCACCGCATGGTATGTCTGTTTTGCGAGCCAGACAAGGAGAGCGATAGAAAAAAAATGGCGATCGTTGATGTagtatttatcacttgatataAGGAATCACGATCTGACTTCATTGTATGAGGTTCTCTGATTAGGcggaaaaaagacaattgcggagatttccgcccaatcagaaaatcagaatttaaTTCGCTCTGGAACTCGTCCGTTAAGGGCTCTTCTCGTCTTACTTAAAAACTTTACGCCTGTCCCGATTCTCGTctcgtctcgactgactgcccctgggtctccgaggatgtgaTTTCACCGACGATTGGCCGGACTCATGAAGATCATCTTTGCATTTGCTAGTGTTTTCCGCCTCATCACGATCAAGTGGCAGAGAaaagttatttacttgtttGGTGCGGCTCTGCtattagtttttgttttttaccttcGGATATCTCAGTTCACAACTCCAAAATTTGCCGAACCAAAAAAGTTGATTCTAATCTATGGCAAGCCTGTGCCACATGAGCCATGGGGACCAAAAAATCCCGAAGAGGCCAGCAAATACGCGTTCACAGATTGGGATGGGTCTCCCTGTGAAGAAAGACGATGCCGCCTTACTTTTGGCAGAGAATATCTACCTGTGAGCGATGCAGTCTTAGTTCACAACAACTGGGGACCACACAAGCGGCTTCCATTTGAAGAAATATCGAGAATCAGACCATTGACGCAGAGATGGGTCCTCTACACCAAAGAACCTCCAGGAGTGTTATCGGTAAGTCCACACTTGAACGGTTTCTTCAACTGGACCGCAACGTACAGGCGAGATTCCGACTTTTTTGTGCCTTACGGATCTTATGTTTCCTTGGACGGGCAAAGCGATCCGCAGCCATTTGAACCAGAGAACGTAAATTATGCGAGCGGGAAAGATAAGTTGGCCATCTTTGGCATCAGTAACCATTGTGGAGGACAAAGAATGGACATCATTCGAGGTCTCATGAAGTACATCGACATCTCTTTCTTTGGAAAATGTGCCACGCAATTCGACACCAAAAACATTATTTCTTGTCCCCATAACCTGGGAAATGGCTGCGCAgaggaaataaagaaatataAATTTTACCTGTCTTTTGAGAATAGTTTGTGCAAAGACTACATCACAGAAAAATATTGGAGAAATGCACTGGAGCGAGGATTAGTGCCCGTGGTATTTGGAGCTTCTAACTACACCTCCGATGAAGTTATCCCAGGTTCTTTCATCAACGTAGCAGATTTTGATTCTATCAGATCCCTAGCGAATTATCTGATGTATCTTGACAAAAACGACGTGGCTTATAACCAATATTTTAAGTGGAAAACAAAGTATAAGCCCGTCAAATACAACTTTTGGTTATGTCAGCTGTGTAAAGCCCTTCATGATCCAACAAAGCCATCTAAAATTTACCATAATATTTCACATTTTTGGGGAGTAAAAGGGGCTTGCAAAATTAACAAAGATTTCTATTATGGACTCATTGAAAATGCATAGATCTGTGAACTTTCAAACGATGTTCCTGACTGAACTAAACATTGTAAAATCTAGAAGAAACTTTCATTCACTGATTACTGATGGAAGACGTTTATCATCAACTAAGAAGGCAACTATAGAGGGGCTCTAGGAAGCTTTGAGAGTGAGTAATACCACCAAGCTAGAAGATAAGGACTCACATTAAAGTGCCTTTGTTGTAGCGTAGTGGGGTTCAGTTTTaaatgaaatcgaaaacaaacaaGTGACATGGattctttaattttatcatTTCTGCATGCCTTTATTCGCCTGTCAAGAAAGGCAAACAAGAGAAGATTACTTAGAGGCTAAGCAAAGAAAGTAGGACGGTTTTGCATAAGGTTAAACGAAAATtacttgttactgggttgcctatggcaaaccagtcggaaaatgggtagattattattattactgggttgcctatggcaaaccagttggaatctgtgtttagtttcgtgtttttttaattttttttttccgtgtcggtaaaagtcttgcctgtcactcccctgctaagtagtggctttgtgcatagagtcttgtctgtgtattttgttaggtttgagggggctgggggaatacgtagatttccttggtgcacacagatgaacgtttaaacccgcaatggcgtcgaaagtcgtggtgacggggatggcgttttagtggcaaaaatatacctttatgagatcaagaatggaacgtcaattggaataacgaaacaggcggggaaaataaatatctggaatcttaaaagcgacgagggatggtcttcgagaacaattgcggtcggatatgagaaagtgtgtgttgtttctaatcttattttataaactgtgctggtatgtagaacactgacagtAAGTAGGAAATTGAGTATGagtgtaaaaggaatcgaatgtcttgaatgtatcacagtgtttaccgaagtggcatctcatttgtctggcaatttgcatttaatttgcagtcaagctgtacagttttcaggtaaaaaaataattgaaaatgtgacagtgaagaattattggaaagaaaggttgttgtctattttgtgttttggaaaaggttctttaggaaagagttcaatcttgaactgaaaaatatatttatttgcatgtcgtatggtttgtgagacggattgtttcttgtttgcacgcacggaattggaatagaaagggttttttttgtctccaatagcaaatattttgttagtttcaataaatttcatgctggaaaaggtttttgtgagatgtttcaacaggagtacccaacggagCCGCTCTGCAAAATACCCGCTCTACAGGGCAGAATtgcgctggctgggaaattgaacattcgcTACTTAACTTGCTGGAAAGTCTTTATAACCACCACGCTTGCTGGGAAATTATGTTGCAACGCGGGTCCTGGCTAGATAAAAAAATCTCTAGTTTgtagagtttgtttttctcgtgGTAACCGcactataaaaaaatatatctatctTCGCACCGTTTAATAGTTCCTCATTTTCCAGGGATAGTAGAGCGAGCGAAACATGCAATTAATTGAGTGTGAAAATCAAGCCACGCGAGAAAGGTGAAACGCGATCTCGCGCCAATTTTGCCAGTACAATATCTTTTTTCCTAATTATTGACTGGGGTGTGTCATTTttaagttatgcaataaagCAAGGCTTATCTCATGCTGTGAATCCCTGTGAAATAGTTTCAACACACATTTGAGCGCACAGCACCGCTGGCGGTTTCGTATTGTTTGTTCGGTTTCGCTTTCGGTTTACATTTATCTTATTGTAGCTTGGAAGAAACCTCCTGCTTGTTTCGTTAGATTGTTAGGTTTTTTGTCTAGTTAGCGGCTACAGGCAACTGGTCGATTCTGTGAAGTCAGCCAAAAGTTAAGGTAAGCAAAATGTTACGGTTTTTTTCTGATCTAGTCAGTTTAGGAAACGCCtctggaaaatgtttttttcaaaacaattctCTACCGATAGAAGACGCATAGTCTTTCCGTTGAATAATGCACAACATTAGCAGAACACATTCAAATCTCATTTCAAGTGGTTGTAATTGGCCAAGCTGGAATTTTCCTTTGGAACTATTTGACAATGGTCACAATTTTAATACTGCACATATCTCATTTAGTGTAAGGTTTTGCTTCATAGGGGACGAGAAGCTAAAAACATTGTTACGTTGTTTTAGGGGAAGAAATTCAAAACTAAGATTTGTTTAAACACACTCTCCCTTTAGATCCTGTAGATCGCGGCTTCTTTGGGCGGCGGGAAACGTCGTTCAATTGCAGTCATTTCGAAGGCGTTGAGCTAATGGCCAGATatctttttaatctttgaagATCGCATTCGGTAAgagaattttatgtttgttctTCTTAAGCGTACTAGACCCAATTTCCCATCAAAATCGAGAGTCCATTTTCACTGTTACTTTAGGTTAGAGCAACGTTTCGCCTTGAAATGTGGCATTTCAACGCTCACTGAGGTCTGTGCCGTGAATTGTATTTGACGGTAAATTTCAATCTCTGGTTCTCCTTTTTTTAAAGACGTATTAACTTTTTGCAGTGTCTTTTCCATTTGCATGTACCTAAGCATCTGTACgctaaaattatattatttcgTGGAAATTTTTCAGAGGGACTGCTTACCAAGATTTTCCCCAGGTGAAAACTGAACTAAAGTCGACCGTAAACATTGAAGTGTTTTTCTTGTCAATCATTTGTTGCCAATcaagtaataatttttttacgcGTATGATGATGATAAGGCAAAGACAAATCCCTCATTGACCAATAGTGCAAAGTACAAATTGTCTCTAGTGTGTATGTAGGCTTAGGTAATAAAAATTGCCAGGGGGCAAATTTCGGTTTGCGTTTTGCCAAGACAATTCAAAGTTTGTCCGCGAGTATAGACAGgctctttttattttaaatttccttaTTGTTTACGCTTGCGTTACAAAAGTGGAATAGTGCAGATATGGGAAACTACACTGAGCTAATAACAAACACAAAGGGCTGAAAAGGAATGGTG containing:
- the LOC138007362 gene encoding 3-galactosyl-N-acetylglucosaminide 4-alpha-L-fucosyltransferase FUT3-like, producing MKIIFAFASVFRLITIKWQRKVIYLFGAALLLVFVFYLRISQFTTPKFAEPKKLILIYGKPVPHEPWGPKNPEEASKYAFTDWDGSPCEERRCRLTFGREYLPVSDAVLVHNNWGPHKRLPFEEISRIRPLTQRWVLYTKEPPGVLSVSPHLNGFFNWTATYRRDSDFFVPYGSYVSLDGQSDPQPFEPENVNYASGKDKLAIFGISNHCGGQRMDIIRGLMKYIDISFFGKCATQFDTKNIISCPHNLGNGCAEEIKKYKFYLSFENSLCKDYITEKYWRNALERGLVPVVFGASNYTSDEVIPGSFINVADFDSIRSLANYLMYLDKNDVAYNQYFKWKTKYKPVKYNFWLCQLCKALHDPTKPSKIYHNISHFWGVKGACKINKDFYYGLIENA